CGTAGTAGCCATTACTAGTATTTATGGTGTAGATATTTTAGAAGATAATGTTTTAGAATGTCGTGACCGTATGTTTTCTATTTTTGATGAAGAATATACAAAAGTATGCAAGGAAGAAGCTAATGATGATTGTCGTGATGCAGTAATATATATATTATCTAGAAATATTTTGCATGGAGATGCCTTAACAATGGAAACATTGGAAGGTGATCCAATTATATTTTCAGAATGGTCTTTGGTTAGTGGAAATATGATGAAAAGAAGGGACTATAGATTTGATGAATTACTAGCAGGGCATCAGGAACAAATCTCAATATTCATGATGGGATGGGAATATGATGAAGAAATTCAGGCCTTAATTCCAGCACCCTTAAAAGAATATCCTCTTATGGATTATAGGAGGGTACAATATGCTGAATAAAGATTTGTACTCAAATATGTATAATCCAGATGTCTTGTCAACCCTTGCTAATCTTTCAAATGATGAGGTGTTTACACCACCAGAAATTGCAAATCAAATGTTAGATTTATTGCCAGGGGATTTATGGTCTAATCCAGAGGCTACTTTTCTGGATCCCGCCTGTAAGTCAGGAGTATTTCTAA
Above is a window of Proteiniborus ethanoligenes DNA encoding:
- a CDS encoding DNA methyltransferase, which translates into the protein MEKLNNQVKSKQRIADHGEVFTSEREVNAMLDLVKQETERIDSRFLEPACGTGNFLAEILNRKLKVVKSRYLKNKSDYEKYAVVAITSIYGVDILEDNVLECRDRMFSIFDEEYTKVCKEEANDDCRDAVIYILSRNILHGDALTMETLEGDPIIFSEWSLVSGNMMKRRDYRFDELLAGHQEQISIFMMGWEYDEEIQALIPAPLKEYPLMDYRRVQYAE